From a region of the Mucilaginibacter auburnensis genome:
- a CDS encoding c-type cytochrome, whose product MRSISLIFKQFTKPVLLALCLAVLGFSAKAQGDPAKGEGLFKSNACSGCHALDKRMAGPALGPIMKEDTDDKWLTKWIQNNQALIAAKDPKALKIYNEFGQAGMPTFPGITDADAADIIAYVRDGYKKIEEEKAKTPVVAGAADKGPSDLVVYGLIGVIILAFIIILVLNRVIGTLENIVAKKGVVLEPELVEAEQVDRFAGLKKMAKNKKLVFFVLLCAVIGGSAWQWNILWNTDVHTGYQPVQPIKYSHELHAGIMKIECQYCHSGAFKSKNASIPSLNVCMNCHNAVKTESPEIQKIYAALGYDPETRSYDASKAHPIQWVRIHNLPDLAYFNHSQHTTVGGIKCQTCHGPIETMAEVKQYSPLTMKWCIQCHKRTEVNAKGSAYYDQVLAAHDEIKKGKKPTVAMMGGIECGKCHY is encoded by the coding sequence ATGAGAAGCATCTCATTGATTTTTAAACAATTTACTAAACCGGTTCTACTTGCACTTTGTTTGGCCGTTTTGGGATTTTCTGCTAAAGCACAAGGAGACCCGGCCAAAGGAGAGGGTTTGTTTAAATCAAATGCCTGTAGCGGTTGTCACGCCTTGGATAAGCGTATGGCTGGTCCTGCGTTGGGTCCGATCATGAAAGAGGATACCGACGACAAGTGGTTAACCAAATGGATTCAGAACAACCAGGCTTTAATCGCAGCGAAAGACCCTAAAGCGCTTAAAATTTACAATGAGTTTGGTCAGGCTGGTATGCCAACCTTCCCTGGCATTACTGATGCTGATGCGGCAGACATTATCGCATATGTGCGTGATGGTTACAAAAAGATCGAAGAGGAAAAAGCAAAAACTCCAGTAGTTGCCGGAGCTGCCGATAAAGGCCCAAGCGACTTAGTTGTTTATGGCTTGATCGGTGTAATAATTTTAGCCTTCATCATTATCCTGGTGTTGAACAGGGTTATTGGTACGCTTGAAAATATTGTTGCTAAAAAAGGTGTAGTACTTGAGCCGGAGCTTGTTGAAGCTGAGCAGGTTGACCGTTTTGCTGGTTTGAAAAAAATGGCAAAAAACAAGAAGCTTGTTTTCTTTGTGTTGTTGTGTGCTGTTATAGGCGGCTCGGCATGGCAGTGGAATATTTTGTGGAACACTGACGTTCACACTGGTTACCAACCTGTACAGCCAATTAAATATTCGCACGAATTACACGCGGGCATCATGAAAATTGAATGTCAGTATTGCCACAGTGGTGCATTCAAATCAAAAAATGCTTCAATACCTTCATTGAACGTTTGTATGAACTGCCACAACGCGGTTAAAACAGAATCTCCGGAGATACAGAAAATCTACGCTGCTTTGGGTTATGATCCTGAGACAAGAAGCTACGATGCAAGCAAAGCACATCCTATTCAGTGGGTGCGTATACACAACCTGCCTGATCTGGCTTACTTTAACCACTCACAACACACTACTGTAGGTGGTATTAAATGTCAAACCTGCCACGGCCCTATTGAAACTATGGCTGAGGTTAAACAATACAGCCCGCTTACTATGAAATGGTGTATTCAGTGCCACAAACGCACTGAGGTTAACGCTAAAGGAAGCGCTTACTACGACCAGGTTTTAGCTGCACATGACGAGATCAAGAAAGGTAAAAAACCAACCGTTGCAATGATGGGTGGTATTGAGTGCGGCAAATGCCATTATTAA
- a CDS encoding DUF3341 domain-containing protein: MSSTKYILGLFDDPDVMMHGIDKLQKNSISIYDVYTPMPIHGIDAKLGVRESRLGYAAFMFGCLGGTVIFSIIYYFLVHDWPMNIGGKPYFAIPDFVPATFEWTVLFTAFGMSFTFFYATHLFPGRAPRVMDLRATDDRFVIAIDAKTNVPHEDITNILKEAGAVEVKHNTRKYVSYE, translated from the coding sequence ATGAGCAGCACTAAATATATATTAGGACTTTTTGACGATCCGGATGTAATGATGCACGGGATTGACAAGTTACAGAAAAATAGTATCTCTATTTATGATGTATACACCCCGATGCCTATCCACGGTATTGATGCCAAGTTGGGCGTAAGAGAGTCGCGCCTGGGTTATGCGGCATTCATGTTCGGCTGTTTAGGCGGTACCGTTATCTTTAGTATTATTTACTACTTTTTGGTACATGACTGGCCTATGAACATTGGTGGTAAACCCTACTTTGCTATCCCCGACTTTGTACCTGCTACATTTGAATGGACAGTATTATTTACCGCTTTTGGTATGTCATTTACCTTCTTCTATGCTACTCACCTGTTCCCCGGCCGTGCGCCAAGGGTAATGGACCTGAGAGCTACCGATGACCGTTTTGTAATTGCAATTGATGCAAAAACAAACGTGCCTCACGAAGACATAACAAATATTTTAAAAGAAGCAGGAGCAGTAGAAGTTAAGCATAACACCAGAAAATATGTTAGCTATGAATAA
- a CDS encoding cytochrome c oxidase subunit II transmembrane domain-containing protein has translation MGFKQLIDSKKMLSLLAVLMLTGTNMVMAQAAATATEEKPGVDWLSVSYYILLFVLACIAVAVVGKILRVYDLSQKIQGKAGINWNTVMAVLFIGFLLAGLAGVYWSFTVHGNMILPGAASLHGVKIDAMFWTTTSITMVVFVLTQILLFTFVFIYKYSPKRRAYFLPHNNTIEKVWTIAPAIVLTVLVIFGFFTWQEVTNSADAKGEPASINVDITGEQFAWNLRYPGPDGLLGKKNYKLISGANKLGIDFNDKNSLDDLKADTMVIPVNKSVRLNISSKDIIHSVYMPHFRVQLNAVPGLPTFFKFTPTVTTEQMRNKLENPEFEYLVYCNKICGASHYNMQKVVRVVSEAEYAQWLAKQQPYLTPALRTELKLAEVSNNNNSTKRLALNN, from the coding sequence ATGGGATTCAAACAACTAATAGATTCTAAGAAAATGCTTTCGCTGCTTGCTGTTTTGATGCTTACGGGCACAAATATGGTGATGGCGCAAGCTGCAGCGACAGCTACCGAAGAAAAGCCGGGTGTTGACTGGTTAAGTGTAAGTTATTATATTTTGCTTTTCGTGCTGGCCTGTATAGCGGTTGCAGTTGTAGGTAAAATTTTGCGCGTGTATGATCTGAGCCAGAAGATACAAGGCAAAGCAGGTATTAACTGGAACACCGTAATGGCCGTGTTGTTTATAGGTTTCCTTTTAGCTGGTTTGGCTGGCGTTTACTGGTCTTTCACTGTTCATGGAAACATGATATTACCTGGCGCAGCATCGTTGCATGGTGTTAAAATAGACGCGATGTTTTGGACAACTACGAGCATTACGATGGTTGTGTTTGTACTTACCCAGATACTGTTGTTTACTTTTGTATTTATCTACAAATACTCTCCAAAACGCAGAGCATACTTCTTACCTCATAACAATACCATTGAAAAAGTTTGGACCATTGCTCCGGCTATCGTGTTAACTGTATTGGTTATCTTCGGTTTCTTTACATGGCAGGAAGTAACTAACAGCGCTGATGCTAAAGGCGAGCCTGCTTCAATTAACGTTGATATCACCGGCGAGCAGTTCGCATGGAACTTGCGTTATCCAGGCCCAGACGGCCTGTTAGGTAAAAAGAACTATAAATTAATTAGCGGTGCCAACAAGTTAGGTATTGACTTTAACGACAAGAACAGCCTTGACGATTTGAAAGCAGATACTATGGTGATCCCGGTTAACAAATCAGTTAGGTTGAATATATCTTCAAAGGATATTATCCATAGCGTTTACATGCCTCACTTCAGAGTTCAGTTGAACGCGGTACCTGGTTTGCCAACTTTCTTTAAGTTTACCCCAACCGTCACTACCGAACAAATGCGTAATAAACTGGAAAACCCTGAGTTTGAGTACCTGGTATATTGCAACAAAATATGCGGAGCCAGCCATTACAACATGCAGAAAGTTGTGCGTGTGGTTTCTGAGGCTGAATATGCACAATGGTTGGCGAAACAGCAGCCATATTTAACACCGGCTTTAAGAACCGAGTTAAAATTAGCCGAGGTTAGCAACAATAATAATTCCACAAAAAGATTAGCGTTAAACAATTAA
- a CDS encoding TAT-variant-translocated molybdopterin oxidoreductase — MNSNKKYWKGVEELNRTPEFVEKNKNEFAEPIPIEDVLSGDGLSGKTPRRDFLKAVGFGVGAVTLAACQRVPVHKSIPYLIKPEEVTPGVANYYVSTYEGSAIMVKTREGRPIKVEGNPNDLLGGGGLSAQAQASVLELYDVNRTKGAMKDGSGISWSSVDDHVILELAKTLDAGTGIRIVSSTISSPSTLSVIADFIAAYPNAKHVTYDAVSYTGIIQANQNSFGKAVVPHYNFDKADVIVSFGADFLGTWISGEEFTRQYVSKRAAKALEEKKMSRHIQFETGMSLTGTNADVRIALKPSEEGVALVNLYNAISGTTLPGSKPLSNKAASNAIAVVAKELVQAKGRALVVAGSNDVATQTLVNAINSILGSYGTTIDLDNNSRQYAGNDAEMENFVSEVKAGKVGAVMFLNANPVYDYYKGAELAKALEKVALRVSFADTKDETTSVCNVVAPNHHYLESWGDDSAIEGYYTVKQPTINPVYETRQAEQSLLLWSANAINNYYTYVRNVWDTRILPLAGLSGQAGWETVLQTGFIKAAPKAAGAYTFALDLNGVAQKVLAQSAQVAAGSGAFELQVYQNSAIRDGKHANNPWLQELPDPVSKVTWDNFIAMSQNDMKAMGLVEGDVVTIEANGYSIALPALLQPGQAVGTVSVAVGYGRTSGGIIIENGIGKNAYPFYSLRNGTFQTTSVAKLSATGDNIQLAQTQTHHSYEGRNIIRETSLAEFVKNPAHAVGKHEGHKDYGLWDEHERPNYDWVMAIDLNACTGCGACVVACSAENNVPIVGRDEVRRRREMHWIRIDRYYTFNEKGEGVTEETEIAHLDDISNVSVVHQPMLCQHCDHAPCETVCPVLATVHSSEGLNHMAYNRCVGTRYCANNCPFKVRRFNWFNYWNDSRFDNYLNNPHTQLVLNPDVTTRSRGVMEKCSMCIQRIQAGKLKAKIEKRPVRDGEIKMACEQTCSAGAIIFGNRNDPNSAVSKALKSERTYYVLEEFNVEAGIGYQAKVRNTFELEA; from the coding sequence ATGAATAGCAATAAAAAATACTGGAAAGGTGTAGAAGAGCTAAACCGTACCCCGGAATTTGTTGAGAAAAACAAAAACGAATTTGCGGAGCCTATTCCAATTGAAGATGTTCTGTCCGGCGACGGTTTGTCGGGTAAAACTCCTCGCCGCGATTTCTTAAAAGCGGTAGGTTTTGGTGTAGGTGCGGTTACTTTGGCTGCTTGCCAGCGTGTGCCTGTACACAAATCTATTCCATACCTTATTAAGCCAGAAGAGGTTACTCCGGGTGTTGCCAACTATTATGTGTCAACTTACGAAGGATCGGCCATAATGGTTAAAACCCGCGAAGGCAGACCTATTAAAGTTGAAGGTAACCCTAACGACTTATTAGGCGGCGGTGGTTTGAGCGCGCAGGCTCAGGCTTCGGTACTTGAACTTTATGACGTTAACCGCACCAAAGGCGCCATGAAAGATGGCAGCGGAATTAGCTGGAGCAGTGTTGATGATCATGTAATTTTAGAGTTAGCTAAAACACTTGATGCGGGTACAGGTATCCGTATTGTTTCTTCAACTATCTCAAGCCCTTCTACTTTAAGTGTAATTGCTGATTTTATTGCTGCTTACCCTAATGCTAAGCATGTAACTTATGATGCAGTATCATATACAGGTATTATACAGGCTAACCAAAACAGTTTTGGTAAAGCGGTAGTACCTCACTATAATTTTGACAAAGCCGACGTTATCGTAAGCTTCGGTGCTGATTTCTTAGGTACCTGGATCTCAGGCGAGGAATTCACCCGTCAATATGTTTCAAAACGCGCTGCCAAAGCACTGGAAGAGAAAAAAATGTCTCGCCACATCCAGTTTGAAACGGGCATGAGCTTAACCGGTACCAATGCTGATGTTCGCATCGCTTTGAAACCGTCAGAAGAAGGTGTTGCTTTAGTAAACCTATACAACGCTATCTCTGGCACTACTTTACCGGGCAGCAAACCTTTAAGCAACAAAGCAGCAAGCAATGCTATTGCTGTAGTAGCTAAAGAACTGGTACAGGCTAAAGGCCGTGCTTTGGTTGTTGCAGGTTCAAATGACGTTGCTACACAAACTTTAGTTAATGCCATCAACTCTATATTAGGCAGCTACGGTACTACTATCGATCTGGATAACAATTCGAGACAATATGCCGGTAACGATGCCGAAATGGAAAACTTTGTTAGCGAAGTTAAAGCCGGTAAAGTTGGCGCTGTAATGTTCCTGAATGCTAACCCGGTTTATGATTACTACAAAGGCGCTGAATTAGCTAAAGCACTTGAGAAAGTTGCATTGCGCGTTTCATTTGCCGATACTAAAGACGAAACTACATCAGTATGTAACGTAGTTGCTCCTAACCACCACTACCTGGAGTCGTGGGGTGATGACAGCGCTATTGAAGGTTACTATACTGTTAAGCAGCCAACTATTAATCCTGTTTATGAAACCCGTCAGGCTGAGCAAAGCTTACTGTTATGGAGTGCAAACGCGATTAACAACTATTATACCTACGTAAGAAACGTTTGGGATACCAGAATTCTTCCTTTGGCAGGTCTTTCAGGCCAGGCTGGTTGGGAAACTGTATTACAAACAGGTTTTATAAAAGCTGCTCCAAAAGCTGCAGGTGCTTACACATTTGCACTTGACCTTAATGGTGTTGCACAAAAAGTGTTAGCACAAAGTGCTCAGGTAGCTGCCGGCAGCGGTGCTTTTGAGTTACAAGTTTACCAAAACTCTGCTATTCGTGACGGTAAACATGCTAATAACCCATGGTTACAGGAGTTGCCAGATCCGGTATCTAAAGTTACCTGGGATAACTTTATTGCCATGTCGCAAAATGACATGAAAGCAATGGGCCTTGTTGAAGGTGATGTTGTAACTATTGAGGCTAACGGCTACTCAATTGCTTTACCTGCTTTATTACAGCCGGGTCAGGCTGTTGGTACTGTATCGGTAGCAGTTGGTTACGGCAGAACAAGCGGCGGTATCATCATTGAAAATGGTATAGGTAAAAATGCTTATCCTTTTTACAGCCTGCGCAACGGTACTTTCCAAACTACCAGCGTAGCAAAACTTTCTGCAACAGGCGACAATATTCAATTAGCGCAAACACAAACGCACCACTCTTATGAGGGGCGTAATATTATACGCGAAACCAGCCTTGCTGAGTTTGTTAAAAACCCTGCACACGCGGTTGGTAAACACGAAGGCCACAAAGACTACGGTTTGTGGGACGAGCATGAGCGCCCTAACTATGATTGGGTTATGGCTATTGACCTTAACGCCTGTACCGGTTGCGGTGCCTGCGTTGTAGCTTGTAGCGCTGAAAATAACGTTCCAATTGTAGGTAGAGACGAGGTTCGCCGTCGTCGTGAGATGCATTGGATCCGTATTGACCGCTACTATACTTTCAACGAAAAAGGCGAAGGTGTAACGGAAGAAACTGAAATAGCTCATCTTGATGACATCAGCAACGTATCGGTTGTACACCAGCCAATGCTTTGCCAGCACTGTGATCACGCTCCTTGCGAAACAGTTTGCCCGGTATTAGCTACCGTTCACTCATCAGAGGGTTTGAACCACATGGCTTACAACCGTTGCGTAGGTACACGTTACTGCGCTAACAACTGTCCGTTCAAAGTGCGTCGCTTTAACTGGTTCAACTACTGGAACGATTCTCGTTTTGATAACTACCTGAATAATCCTCATACACAATTAGTATTAAATCCGGATGTAACTACCCGTTCACGTGGTGTTATGGAGAAATGCTCAATGTGTATCCAAAGAATACAGGCAGGTAAGCTTAAAGCTAAAATTGAAAAACGCCCTGTACGTGATGGCGAGATCAAAATGGCTTGCGAGCAAACATGTTCTGCAGGTGCCATCATATTTGGTAACCGTAATGATCCTAACTCTGCTGTTTCAAAAGCGTTAAAGAGCGAAAGAACTTACTATGTGCTTGAAGAATTTAACGTTGAAGCAGGCATTGGTTACCAGGCAAAAGTTAGAAACACATTTGAATTAGAAGCTTAA
- the nrfD gene encoding NrfD/PsrC family molybdoenzyme membrane anchor subunit, whose amino-acid sequence MASHKESIIREPLVTGKDITYAKVTNDVLAPVENAPNKAWWIGFIVSVIGAGLWVVSVSWTFWFGIGSWGLNKTVGWAWDITGFVWWVGIGHAGTLISAILLLFRQNWRNSINRSAEAMTIFAVICAATYVVSHMGRPWLAYWPLPLPNQFVLGVNFNSPLVWDVFAISTYFSVSLVFWYIGLLPDIATIRDRASGLRRRIYSIASFGWTGSVKTWQRFETVSLILAGISTPLVLSVHTIVSMDFATSLEPGWHTTIFPPYFVAGAIFSGFAMVQTLLLVTRKVLGLENYITMFHIESMNKIILVTGSIVGVAYLTEFFIAYYSGGEYEQYTFLNRFTGPFWWAGCMMYGCNILMTQVMWFKKIRTNIAMAWVLSIIVNIGMWFERFVIIVTSLHRDFLPSSWSMFTPTWVDVSIFVGSIGLFFTLFLLFLRVLPSIAMAEVKLLLKSSSEQAKKKQIEEGHLDPEQVQYYKDSLIAYDTVDLKEYENA is encoded by the coding sequence ATGGCATCTCATAAAGAATCAATTATAAGGGAACCCTTAGTTACCGGTAAAGACATTACCTACGCAAAAGTAACTAATGACGTTCTTGCACCTGTTGAAAACGCACCTAACAAAGCCTGGTGGATAGGTTTCATCGTATCTGTTATAGGCGCGGGCCTTTGGGTGGTATCAGTTAGCTGGACATTCTGGTTCGGTATCGGCTCATGGGGTTTGAACAAAACAGTAGGTTGGGCATGGGACATCACCGGTTTCGTGTGGTGGGTAGGTATCGGTCACGCCGGTACTTTGATCTCGGCAATCTTACTACTGTTCCGTCAAAACTGGCGTAACTCTATTAACCGTTCTGCCGAGGCGATGACGATCTTCGCCGTAATTTGCGCGGCTACTTACGTAGTATCGCACATGGGCCGCCCTTGGTTAGCTTACTGGCCTTTACCACTTCCAAACCAGTTTGTTTTAGGAGTTAACTTTAACTCACCACTGGTATGGGACGTATTCGCTATCTCAACTTACTTCTCTGTATCATTAGTGTTTTGGTACATCGGTTTATTACCGGATATCGCTACCATCCGCGACCGCGCTTCAGGCTTACGTCGCAGAATCTATTCAATCGCTTCTTTCGGCTGGACAGGTTCAGTTAAAACATGGCAGCGTTTTGAAACTGTATCATTGATATTGGCAGGTATATCAACTCCTCTGGTACTTTCGGTACACACCATTGTATCAATGGACTTTGCTACCTCGTTAGAGCCGGGTTGGCACACAACTATTTTCCCTCCTTACTTCGTTGCGGGAGCTATCTTCTCAGGTTTCGCCATGGTGCAAACACTGTTATTGGTAACCCGTAAAGTATTAGGTCTGGAAAACTACATCACCATGTTCCACATTGAATCAATGAACAAGATTATCCTTGTAACCGGTTCAATTGTAGGTGTGGCTTATTTAACCGAGTTCTTCATCGCTTACTATTCAGGTGGTGAGTATGAGCAGTACACTTTCCTTAACCGTTTCACGGGTCCGTTTTGGTGGGCTGGCTGTATGATGTACGGCTGTAATATCCTGATGACGCAGGTAATGTGGTTCAAAAAGATTCGTACCAATATTGCTATGGCATGGGTACTGTCAATCATTGTGAACATAGGTATGTGGTTTGAGCGTTTCGTTATCATCGTAACGTCTCTTCACCGCGACTTTTTACCATCAAGCTGGAGCATGTTTACTCCAACCTGGGTTGATGTGAGCATATTTGTGGGTTCAATTGGTTTGTTCTTTACCTTATTCCTTTTGTTCCTTCGTGTATTGCCATCAATTGCAATGGCCGAAGTGAAACTGTTGCTGAAATCATCATCAGAGCAGGCTAAGAAGAAACAAATTGAAGAAGGTCATCTGGATCCTGAACAAGTTCAATACTACAAGGATTCATTGATAGCTTACGATACAGTAGATTTAAAAGAGTACGAAAACGCATAA
- a CDS encoding c-type cytochrome, whose product MNKYKILGTAIVAVVASVVTTSCNDKRSTGWQYAPNMYEKIAYDADQKNEQFKDGKTAQVPPANTTPIGFTRFDFPGTKEGYEAASAAVVNPLVANAKNLEDGKKLFTTFCSPCHGVKGMGDGTVTTHGYPAPPSYSTGQSSRGGAMKDLTDGKIYHTITYGVNSMGSYASQVAPEERWKIVMYVHQLQNL is encoded by the coding sequence ATGAATAAATATAAGATATTGGGAACAGCTATTGTTGCTGTTGTTGCATCGGTGGTTACCACCTCTTGCAATGATAAGCGCAGTACCGGATGGCAGTACGCGCCCAATATGTATGAGAAGATCGCTTATGACGCAGATCAGAAAAACGAACAGTTTAAGGATGGTAAAACTGCGCAGGTTCCACCTGCAAATACCACACCTATAGGGTTTACGCGTTTTGATTTTCCAGGTACAAAAGAGGGATATGAAGCTGCTTCGGCCGCTGTGGTAAACCCGTTGGTTGCTAACGCCAAGAATCTGGAAGATGGTAAAAAGTTGTTCACCACTTTTTGCTCACCTTGCCATGGTGTTAAAGGCATGGGCGATGGTACAGTAACCACACATGGTTATCCTGCTCCGCCAAGTTACTCAACCGGACAATCATCTCGTGGTGGCGCTATGAAAGACCTTACTGATGGTAAGATCTACCATACCATTACTTACGGTGTTAACTCAATGGGTTCTTATGCATCTCAGGTAGCTCCTGAAGAGCGTTGGAAAATTGTAATGTACGTTCACCAGTTACAAAACTTATAA
- a CDS encoding quinol:cytochrome C oxidoreductase produces the protein MKTHNNFDEQFEFGGKARTWSLVAIVIGVVAIALGFLTGNVERTFANLLLMAYYTTCVSLAGAFFCAVQYVTQSGWSAAILRVPHAFIRILPIPAIILIVVVVAGLTMTHTITNHEGQEVVAPYLYKIWGAHDVTKEGSEHFDALIAGKSGFLNIGFFLARVVGFLAAYILLSRLFVKYSTNEDELAGMSNYDKSFKLACVFLVIFGFTIPVFAFDVIMSLEAHWFSTMFGWYNFAALWVTGLATMTLIIIYLRSQGYLSWVTQDHLHNLGQLMFGFSVFWTYLWFAQFLLTWYANIPEETAYFYKRWEPEFKPWFWFSIVINFLTPLLVLMARDFKRSTAILKTACIIIICGHWFDYFQMIMPGTVEHYHEWYSAVLWIEVGTFIGFAGMFAFLVLNALTKFKALAPKNHPFLQESLHHHI, from the coding sequence ATGAAGACTCATAATAATTTTGACGAACAATTTGAGTTTGGGGGCAAAGCAAGAACCTGGAGCCTTGTTGCCATTGTTATAGGTGTTGTAGCAATTGCGTTAGGCTTCCTTACCGGAAACGTTGAGCGTACGTTTGCTAACTTACTTTTAATGGCTTATTATACTACTTGTGTGTCATTAGCCGGTGCTTTCTTTTGTGCTGTTCAGTATGTAACACAGTCTGGTTGGTCTGCTGCTATTTTGCGTGTACCGCATGCGTTCATACGTATACTTCCTATTCCGGCTATTATATTAATAGTGGTTGTAGTTGCAGGCTTAACTATGACGCATACTATTACTAACCACGAAGGACAAGAAGTTGTAGCTCCTTATTTATATAAGATCTGGGGTGCCCATGATGTTACTAAAGAAGGCAGCGAGCATTTCGACGCGCTTATTGCAGGTAAATCTGGTTTTCTTAACATTGGTTTCTTCCTGGCACGAGTGGTTGGCTTTTTAGCAGCTTACATTTTATTAAGCCGCCTATTTGTGAAATACTCAACTAACGAGGATGAACTGGCAGGTATGTCAAACTACGACAAGAGCTTTAAATTGGCTTGTGTATTCCTTGTAATATTTGGTTTTACTATCCCTGTTTTTGCTTTCGACGTAATCATGTCATTAGAAGCACACTGGTTCTCAACCATGTTTGGTTGGTACAACTTTGCTGCTCTTTGGGTAACAGGATTAGCTACCATGACACTGATCATTATTTATCTGCGTAGCCAGGGTTACTTATCATGGGTAACTCAAGATCACCTGCACAATTTAGGTCAGTTGATGTTTGGCTTTTCAGTATTCTGGACTTACTTATGGTTTGCTCAGTTCCTGTTAACCTGGTATGCTAACATCCCTGAAGAAACAGCTTATTTCTATAAAAGATGGGAGCCTGAATTTAAACCCTGGTTCTGGTTCAGCATTGTTATCAACTTCTTAACTCCGTTATTGGTGTTAATGGCCCGCGACTTTAAACGTTCAACTGCTATATTGAAAACTGCTTGTATCATTATTATTTGCGGTCACTGGTTTGATTATTTCCAAATGATCATGCCGGGTACCGTTGAACATTATCATGAGTGGTATTCAGCCGTATTATGGATAGAAGTAGGAACATTTATTGGTTTCGCCGGTATGTTTGCCTTCCTGGTTTTAAATGCTTTAACAAAATTCAAAGCGTTGGCGCCAAAGAATCACCCGTTCTTACAGGAAAGCTTACACCACCACATATAG